In Roseisolibacter agri, one genomic interval encodes:
- a CDS encoding TonB family protein yields MHDAESAPPGGLPSEVPMLHHVRALPRPLPVPVAGTVVSLTAHAALVGALVVGGTGTGVEATDDATVTQLVRVGAGQGGERLHWVGIAEGPGSGLARAGERPPSAYVVPGREGARRGAIGGGAGGRPAAGDALAGVIPPEAPVTARPSPPPIPDFVLPDVTAVEAATVLVAGVLTSAPDPSRGVSRPEDFTRLNAQEMLPDLLGVGGAPALTPAFAHAQVDVLPIPLVSNPLPSYPRALERSRTGGRVVVEFRIDSTGVVDLASLHVVQSTDSLFTNAVRGVLPSLRFVPAQLRTHAVGLTVRQPFVFRVARY; encoded by the coding sequence GTGCACGACGCCGAGTCGGCGCCGCCGGGCGGACTCCCCAGCGAGGTCCCGATGCTACACCACGTGCGGGCGCTGCCGCGCCCACTCCCGGTGCCGGTCGCCGGCACGGTCGTGAGCCTCACCGCGCACGCCGCCCTCGTGGGCGCGCTGGTCGTCGGGGGGACCGGCACCGGCGTCGAAGCCACGGACGACGCGACGGTCACGCAGCTCGTCCGCGTCGGCGCGGGGCAGGGCGGCGAGCGGCTCCACTGGGTCGGCATCGCCGAGGGACCGGGCAGCGGCCTCGCGCGCGCCGGCGAGCGTCCGCCGAGCGCGTACGTGGTGCCGGGGCGCGAGGGCGCGCGTCGCGGTGCGATCGGCGGTGGGGCGGGCGGCCGGCCCGCCGCCGGCGACGCGTTGGCGGGAGTGATCCCGCCCGAGGCGCCCGTGACCGCGCGGCCATCGCCCCCGCCGATCCCGGACTTCGTCCTGCCCGACGTGACGGCCGTCGAGGCGGCGACGGTGCTCGTCGCGGGCGTGCTCACCTCCGCGCCCGATCCCTCGCGCGGCGTGTCGCGCCCCGAGGACTTCACGCGCTTGAACGCGCAGGAGATGCTGCCCGACCTGCTGGGCGTCGGCGGTGCGCCCGCGCTCACGCCGGCGTTCGCGCACGCGCAGGTGGACGTGCTGCCGATCCCGCTCGTGAGCAACCCGCTGCCGTCCTATCCGCGCGCGCTGGAGCGCTCGCGCACGGGCGGCCGCGTGGTGGTGGAGTTCCGCATCGACAGCACGGGCGTCGTCGATCTCGCGTCGCTGCACGTCGTGCAGAGCACGGACTCGCTCTTCACGAACGCGGTGCGCGGCGTGCTGCCGTCGCTGCGCTTCGTGCCGGCGCAGCTGCGCACGCACGCGGTCGGCCTGACGGTGCGGCAGCCGTTCGTGTTCCGCGTCGCGCGCTACTGA
- a CDS encoding DUF3597 domain-containing protein, producing the protein MSIFGKLWDRLRGHANEAKAAPLPPASLPPIPAPGAAPAPAPAPTPAPAATAAPATVDVEAIMEALDAKQSHRSNWRHSIVDLMSLLGMENSLAERRELAKELGYTGDMSDTATMNVWLHKQVMRKMAENGGKVPASMMD; encoded by the coding sequence ATGAGCATCTTCGGCAAGCTGTGGGACAGGCTGCGCGGGCACGCGAACGAGGCGAAGGCGGCGCCGCTGCCGCCCGCCTCGCTGCCGCCGATCCCGGCGCCCGGCGCCGCGCCGGCTCCCGCGCCGGCACCGACGCCCGCACCCGCCGCGACGGCGGCCCCCGCGACCGTCGACGTCGAGGCGATCATGGAGGCGCTCGACGCGAAGCAGAGCCACCGCAGCAACTGGCGCCACTCGATCGTCGACCTGATGTCGCTGCTCGGCATGGAGAACAGCCTCGCCGAGCGGCGCGAGCTCGCGAAGGAGCTGGGCTACACGGGCGACATGAGCGACACCGCGACCATGAACGTCTGGCTGCACAAGCAGGTCATGCGGAAGATGGCCGAGAACGGCGGCAAGGTGCCCGCGAGCATGATGGACTGA
- a CDS encoding serine hydrolase domain-containing protein, translating into MPPRSLRLAATLALAVAPPVHALHAQPPAASRDAQRSLEQAVDSIVRAAGSIPIEGIAVAVTRGDAVVLEKAYGVADRARNAKATPATIFEVGSITKQLTAAAVVRLAEQRKLGLDDSIGAHLPALADRARGVTLRHLLSHTSGLSRAWTVADLTAPSSPRTVVDSLAARAVEFAPGERYAYNNNGYILLGLVVEKASGMPYADYVRTAFLQPLGLRSTMPCDAAPAARRAAGYAHATRGPIAATVAPSHHATVTYSAGLLCSTAGDLARWQRALATGRVVSAESWKAMATPVTLASGRPARYGLGVEIGAVDGQRYLAHGGATPGFLGETAYLPDSALGVTVLTNGVYAGSIVTRLVQTVARQALGLAQPSIADLPMTAAERARFAGTFDLGPVKLEVYEQGDHLRAQPPGQVAARLLHQGDGVFVAEHDPALRFRFQVEGERAGTLVIEQGGRAMPPAKRSS; encoded by the coding sequence ATGCCTCCTCGCTCCCTCCGCCTCGCCGCCACGCTCGCGCTGGCGGTCGCGCCACCCGTGCACGCGCTCCACGCCCAGCCGCCCGCCGCATCCCGGGACGCGCAGCGCTCCCTCGAGCAGGCGGTCGACTCCATCGTGCGCGCCGCCGGCAGCATCCCGATCGAGGGCATCGCGGTCGCGGTGACGCGCGGCGACGCGGTCGTGCTGGAGAAGGCGTACGGCGTCGCCGACCGGGCCCGCAACGCGAAGGCGACGCCCGCCACGATCTTCGAGGTCGGCTCGATCACGAAGCAGCTCACGGCGGCGGCCGTCGTTCGCCTCGCGGAGCAGAGGAAGCTCGGCCTCGACGACTCGATCGGCGCGCACCTGCCCGCGCTGGCCGACCGCGCGCGCGGCGTCACGCTCCGACACCTGCTGAGCCACACGTCGGGGCTCTCGCGCGCGTGGACGGTCGCGGACCTCACCGCGCCGTCGTCGCCGCGCACGGTGGTCGACAGCCTCGCGGCGCGCGCGGTGGAGTTCGCGCCGGGTGAGCGCTACGCGTACAACAACAACGGCTACATCCTGCTCGGCCTCGTCGTCGAGAAGGCGAGCGGCATGCCGTACGCCGACTACGTGCGCACCGCGTTCCTGCAGCCGCTCGGCCTGCGGTCGACGATGCCGTGCGACGCCGCACCCGCGGCGCGCCGCGCGGCCGGCTACGCGCACGCGACGCGTGGCCCGATCGCCGCGACCGTCGCGCCGTCACACCACGCGACCGTCACGTACTCCGCCGGCCTGCTCTGCTCGACCGCGGGCGACCTGGCGCGCTGGCAGCGCGCGCTCGCCACGGGCCGCGTCGTCAGCGCCGAGAGCTGGAAGGCGATGGCGACGCCCGTGACGCTCGCGTCGGGCCGCCCGGCGCGATACGGCCTGGGCGTGGAGATCGGCGCGGTGGACGGCCAGCGCTACCTCGCGCACGGCGGCGCCACGCCCGGCTTCCTCGGCGAGACGGCGTACCTGCCCGACTCCGCGCTCGGCGTCACGGTGCTGACGAACGGCGTGTACGCGGGGAGCATCGTCACGCGCCTCGTGCAGACGGTCGCGCGTCAGGCGCTGGGACTCGCGCAGCCCTCCATCGCCGACCTGCCCATGACCGCGGCCGAGCGCGCGCGCTTCGCGGGCACGTTCGACCTGGGGCCGGTGAAGCTGGAGGTGTACGAGCAGGGCGACCACCTGCGCGCGCAGCCGCCGGGCCAGGTGGCCGCGCGGCTGCTGCACCAGGGCGACGGCGTCTTCGTCGCCGAGCACGATCCGGCGCTGCGCTTCCGCTTCCAGGTCGAGGGCGAGCGCGCGGGCACGCTGGTGATCGAGCAGGGCGGCCGCGCGATGCCGCCGGCGAAGCGGAGCAGCTGA